From the Pseudomonas sp. SORT22 genome, one window contains:
- a CDS encoding BCCT family transporter, whose product MSHKNKKIDVFLITVSLIAVLLTVIGLAAFPGEAEHAANQLFELSTRTFGTSVQVLVFGSSLAVLYLAFSKYGNIRLGSGKPEYATATWVFMFICAGMGSSTLYWGVMEWAYYYQTPGLNIAAATPKALEYSISYSFFHWGVSAWSIYALASLAMAYHFHVRKKSGLNLASIVEAVTGFKATGPVGRSVDLIFLLTMMGALTVSLALTASTLTRGLHDLAGTPDTFTVQLLVIGAVAVMFSLSSYIGIDGGLQRLSKMVCIGALVFALVVLLVGPTQFTINNTANSIGLMIQNYVHMSLFTDPAGDGAFTRNWTVFYWLWWVSYAPGVAMFVTRVSRGRQIKEVVMALLLGGSFGCWFFFGALESYSMHQFITGAVDVPKMLSEQGGESAVTHLLLALPWGQVFLGVYLFIMAIFCASHMDAAAYAVAATSTRNLREGDDPTPTHRLFWCVVLTLVPLAMLFAKASLSTMKTAVVLTAIPFMVILLVKIYGFFKWMIEDYGQVPAYRIEEEAARMAGEEPAQKAPRSAAAVH is encoded by the coding sequence ATGTCGCACAAAAATAAAAAGATAGATGTGTTCCTGATTACCGTGAGTTTGATTGCCGTGCTGCTCACTGTCATCGGCCTTGCAGCCTTCCCGGGCGAAGCCGAGCACGCGGCCAACCAGTTGTTCGAACTGTCGACCCGGACCTTCGGCACCAGTGTCCAGGTGCTGGTGTTCGGCAGCTCGCTGGCGGTGCTGTACCTGGCCTTCAGCAAGTACGGCAACATCCGCCTGGGCAGTGGCAAACCCGAGTACGCCACCGCCACCTGGGTGTTCATGTTCATCTGCGCCGGCATGGGTTCCTCGACCCTGTACTGGGGCGTGATGGAATGGGCCTACTACTACCAGACCCCTGGCCTGAACATCGCCGCCGCTACCCCCAAGGCGCTCGAGTACAGCATCAGCTACTCGTTCTTCCACTGGGGCGTCAGCGCCTGGTCGATCTATGCCCTGGCCTCGCTGGCCATGGCCTATCACTTTCATGTACGCAAGAAGAGCGGCCTGAACCTGGCCTCGATCGTTGAAGCGGTGACCGGCTTCAAGGCCACCGGCCCGGTCGGGCGCAGCGTCGACCTGATCTTTTTGCTGACCATGATGGGCGCACTGACCGTGTCGCTGGCGCTCACCGCCTCGACCCTGACCCGCGGCCTGCATGACCTGGCCGGCACCCCGGACACCTTCACCGTGCAACTGCTGGTGATCGGTGCGGTGGCGGTGATGTTCTCGCTCAGCTCCTACATCGGTATCGATGGCGGCCTGCAGCGCCTGAGCAAGATGGTCTGTATCGGCGCCCTGGTGTTTGCCCTGGTGGTGCTGCTGGTCGGCCCGACCCAGTTCACCATCAACAACACCGCCAACTCGATTGGCCTGATGATCCAGAACTACGTGCACATGAGCCTGTTCACCGACCCGGCCGGCGATGGTGCCTTTACCCGCAACTGGACGGTGTTCTACTGGCTCTGGTGGGTGTCCTACGCGCCAGGCGTGGCCATGTTCGTGACCCGCGTATCGCGCGGCCGGCAAATCAAGGAAGTGGTCATGGCCCTGCTGCTCGGTGGCAGCTTCGGTTGCTGGTTCTTCTTCGGTGCGCTGGAAAGCTACAGCATGCACCAGTTCATCACCGGCGCCGTCGACGTGCCGAAGATGCTCAGCGAACAAGGCGGCGAATCGGCGGTGACCCATCTGCTGCTGGCCTTGCCGTGGGGCCAGGTGTTCCTGGGCGTGTACCTGTTCATCATGGCGATCTTCTGCGCCTCGCACATGGACGCCGCCGCCTATGCCGTGGCCGCCACCAGCACCCGCAACCTGCGCGAAGGCGACGACCCGACGCCGACCCACCGCCTGTTCTGGTGCGTGGTGCTGACCCTGGTGCCGCTGGCCATGCTGTTCGCCAAGGCCTCGTTGTCGACCATGAAGACCGCCGTGGTGCTCACCGCCATCCCGTTCATGGTGATCCTGCTGGTAAAGATCTACGGCTTCTTCAAATGGATGATCGAAGACTACGGCCAGGTCCCGGCCTACCGCATCGAGGAAGAAGCGGCGCGCATGGCCGGTGAAGAACCGGCGCAAAAAGCCCCGCGCAGCGCCGCCGCAGTGCACTGA